The Bacteroidota bacterium genome has a window encoding:
- a CDS encoding lactoylglutathione lyase: MANFRSIEFILYVSDQERSKTFYKTLLQSEPVLDVIGMTEFALTDSCKLGLMPNKGIARIIGETLPHPEIGTGIPRCELYLIVEDAREVFKHAMHCGARLVSPVADRDWGDRVGYVADPDGHVIALAQYIKTGG, from the coding sequence ACTTTACGTGAGTGATCAGGAAAGGAGCAAAACCTTCTATAAGACATTGCTTCAATCCGAACCTGTCCTGGACGTGATCGGCATGACCGAGTTCGCGCTGACGGATAGTTGTAAGCTTGGACTGATGCCGAACAAAGGAATTGCCAGGATCATTGGCGAAACCTTACCGCATCCGGAGATCGGAACGGGTATTCCCCGCTGTGAACTTTATCTGATTGTGGAAGATGCACGGGAGGTTTTTAAACACGCGATGCACTGCGGAGCACGATTAGTCAGTCCGGTTGCCGATCGCGATTGGGGCGATCGCGTGGGTTACGTCGCGGACCCGGACGGACATGTGATCGCCCTGGCACAGTATATCAAGACTGGGGGTTGA